The bacterium DNA segment GCAGCCGCTCGCTGTCCAGGATTTCCTCGCGGTGAAGGTTGGTCACCGGGACCTCGGCCGTGGGGATCAGGAACATGTCATCCGCCTCCAGACGGTACATGTCCTCCTCCATCTTGGGCAACTGGCCCGTGCCGGTCATGCAGTCGCGGCTGACCACGAACGGCGGTAGGATCTCGCGGTAACCGTGCCGCTCCACGTGCAGGTCGATCATGAACGCGATCAGGGCGCGCTGAAGGGCCGCCCCGGCGCCGCAGAACACGATGAACCCGCTGCCCGAGAGCTTGGCCCCGCGCGGAAGGTCCAGTATGCCCAGGCGCTCGCCGAGCTCCCAGTGGGCCAGGGGTTGCCAGGAAAACTGGCGCGGCGCGCCCCAGCGGCGCACCTCCACGTTGTCCGCCTCGCTTGTGCCGGACGGGGTGCTGGCGTGCGGAAGGTTGGGCACGCGCAGCAGGAACTGCCCGATCTGCGGCTCCAGCTCCGCCAGCTGCGCGTCCAGCTCCTTGATCCGCGACGACACCGTGCGCAGGGCTTCGACCAGTTGCGGGTCGGGCTTGCCGCCCTTCTTGGACTCGGCCATGCGCTGGTTGGCCTGGTTGCGCTCGGCCTTGAGGCTCTCGCTCTGGGCCAGAAGGTTGCGGCGCTGGTCATCCAGGCGCAGCAGCTCGTCCAGGTCGATCTTCACGCGTTTGGCGGCCACTCCCCGGGCCACCAGCTCGGGGTTCTGACGGATAAAGCGCAGATCAAGCATGTCGGTCGGTCTCCTTGTCTTTCGGCCCGCACGGACAGTGAAAGCTCCTCAGCGGCTCAGGGCGGGCTGACGGAGCGGTCCGTGCGAGGGTGTCCGGTCTTGGTTGTCCAACAACTGACGGAACAGTTTTTCGAGTTTTTCCGACTGCTCGGTGCGGGAGAAATTACCCAGCACGAACCGTCGCCCGTTCTCCCCGCAACTGCGGCTGAGCGCCGGGTCTTCGTACAGCCGGATGATGGCGTCGCTCATCTCGTAGAAATTCTCGGGCTGGGCCCAGATACCCGCCGCGGCCGCATCGAAAATCCGCCGCGCCTCGCCGTTCACCGACAGGATTATCGGTTTGCCGCAGGCCATGAAATCGAACATCTTCGAGGGGATGAACGAGTCGAACACTGGATCGTCCTTGAGCGAGACCAACAGGACATCCGAGATGTTGAGGTACTGGTTGATGTTGTTGACCGGCACCTGGGGATGGAAGAACACGTTGTTCAGCCGCAGGTCCACGGTCAGCTCGATCAGGCTTTTCTTCATCGGCCCGTCCCCGATGAACAGCAGGGCGATCTCGTTGTAGTTCCGCAGCAGCTTGGCCGCGTGGATCAGCGACCAGAGTCCCTGGGCGATGCCCAGCGTGCCGGCGAACGTGACGATGAAACGCCCCTCCAGACCCAGGCTGCGCTTGAGCTCCGGGTCGGGCGCCAGCGGGCGGAAAATGTCCTCCACCGTGCCGTTGGGGATGTAGTGGATACGTTTCGGATCGCCGCCGTTACGGGCGATGTAGTCGCAGAAACCGCGCGTGACCGCGATGATCGCGGCGGCGTTCTTGTAGAGAATGCGCTCGATCTTCTCGGCCAGGAAAATGATGCGCTTGTTCGACAGCTCGCCCAGGGCCGTGGCCGCGGCGGGCCAGAGGTCGCGCACGTCCAGCACGAACCGTCCCCTCTTGAAAATCGAGAGCAGGTAGCCGCTCACCCCCACGAACAGGGGCGGGCTGGTGGCGAAAATGATGTCGTAGCGCCTGCGGTCGAACAGGCCGGCGAAGAAGCTCATGACCATGTAGGAGAGATAGAACAGGATGCGGTTGAAGAAATTTTTTTTCTGCCTGGCCCAGACCCAGACCCGGGTCACCCGGATGTCGTCCACCTC contains these protein-coding regions:
- the serS gene encoding serine--tRNA ligase, with translation MLDLRFIRQNPELVARGVAAKRVKIDLDELLRLDDQRRNLLAQSESLKAERNQANQRMAESKKGGKPDPQLVEALRTVSSRIKELDAQLAELEPQIGQFLLRVPNLPHASTPSGTSEADNVEVRRWGAPRQFSWQPLAHWELGERLGILDLPRGAKLSGSGFIVFCGAGAALQRALIAFMIDLHVERHGYREILPPFVVSRDCMTGTGQLPKMEEDMYRLEADDMFLIPTAEVPVTNLHREEILDSERLPIFYTAYTPCFRREAGSYGKDTRGLIRVHQFDKVEMVKFVRPDTSYDELESLVGNAEEVLQALGLPYRVLSLCTADLSFAAAKCYDLEVWAAGVGKYLEVSSCSNFEDFQARRAGIKFRPEPGAKPEYVHTLNGSGLALPRTVIAILENYQNPDGTVTVPEVLRPYMRGMEKIG
- a CDS encoding glycosyltransferase family 4 protein → MKILMLTQYFYPEVGATQTRIYEFARNLIRHGHEVTVITEVPNHPIGIIHEQYQGRLFILEEVDDIRVTRVWVWARQKKNFFNRILFYLSYMVMSFFAGLFDRRRYDIIFATSPPLFVGVSGYLLSIFKRGRFVLDVRDLWPAAATALGELSNKRIIFLAEKIERILYKNAAAIIAVTRGFCDYIARNGGDPKRIHYIPNGTVEDIFRPLAPDPELKRSLGLEGRFIVTFAGTLGIAQGLWSLIHAAKLLRNYNEIALLFIGDGPMKKSLIELTVDLRLNNVFFHPQVPVNNINQYLNISDVLLVSLKDDPVFDSFIPSKMFDFMACGKPIILSVNGEARRIFDAAAAGIWAQPENFYEMSDAIIRLYEDPALSRSCGENGRRFVLGNFSRTEQSEKLEKLFRQLLDNQDRTPSHGPLRQPALSR